Proteins co-encoded in one Pongo pygmaeus isolate AG05252 chromosome 23, NHGRI_mPonPyg2-v2.0_pri, whole genome shotgun sequence genomic window:
- the TRIOBP gene encoding TRIO and F-actin-binding protein isoform X1, whose product MGGWKGPGQRRGREGLEARQRAAERGGGGGVPAPRSPAREPRPPSCLLLPPPWGAAMTPDLLNFKKGWMSILDEPGEPPSPSLTTTSTSQWKKHWFVLTDSSLKYYRDSTAEEADELDGEIDLRSCTDVTEYAVQRNYGFQIHTKDAVYTLSAMTSGIRRNWIEALRKTVRPTSAPDVTKLSDSNKENALHSYSTQKGPLKAGEQRAGSEVISRGGPRKADGQRQALDYVELSPLTQASPQRARTPARTPDRLAKQEELERDLAQRSEERRKWFEATDSRTPEVPAGEGPRRGLGAPLTEDQQNRLSEEIEKKWQELEKLPLRENKRVPLTALLNQSRGERRGPPSDGHEALEKEVQALRAQLEAWRLQGEAPQSTLRSQEDGHIPPGYISQEACERSLAEMESSHQQVMEELQRHHERELQQLQQEKEWLLAEETAATASAIEAMKKAYQEELSRELSKTRSLQQGPDGLRKQHQSDVEALKRELQVLSEQYSQKCLEIGALTRQAEEREHTLRRCQQEGQELLRHNQELHGRLSEEIDQLRGFIASQGMGNGCGRSNERSSCELEVLLRVKENELQYLKKEVQCLRDELQMMQKDKRFTSGKYQDVYVELSHIKTRSEREIEQLKEHLRLAMAALQEKESMRNSLAE is encoded by the exons atgggCGGATGGAAGGGGCCGGGGCAGCGTCGGGGAAGGGAAGGGCTGGAGGCGCGGCAGCGGGCGGCAGagaggggcggcggcggcggcgtccCCGCGCCGCGGAGCCCGGCCCGAGAGCCGCGTCCACCTTCCTGCCTCCTGCTCCCGCCGCCCTGGGGCGCCGCCATGACG CCCGATCTGCTCAACTTCAAGAAGGGATGGATGTCGATCTTGGACGAGCCTGGAGAG CCTCCCTCCCCCTCGCTCACCACCACCTCTACTTCGCAGTGGAAGAAACATTGGTTTGTGCTGACAGATTCAAGTCTCAAATATTACAGAGACTCCACTGCTGAGGAG GCAGATGAGCTGGATGGTGAGATCGACCTGCGTTCCTGCACGGATGTCACTGAGTACGCGGTGCAGCGCAACTATGGCTTCCAGATCCAC ACCAAGGATGCTGTCTATACCTTATCGGCCATGACCTCGGGCATACGGCGGAACTGGATTGAGGCTCTGAGAAAGACCGTGCGTCCAACTTCAGCCCCAGATGTCACCAA GCTCTCGGACTCTAATAAGGAGAACGCGCTGCACAGCTACAGCACCCAGAAGGGCCCCCTGAAGGCAGGGGAGCAGCGGGCGGGCTCTGAGGTCATCAGCCGGGGTGGCCCTCGGAAGGCGGATGGGCAGCGTCAGGCCTTGGACTACGTGGAGCTCTCCCCGCTGACCCAGGCTTCCCCGCAGCGGGCCCGCACCCCGGCCCGCACTCCTGACCGCCTGGCCAAGCAGGAGGAGCTGGAGCGGGACCTGGCCCAGCGCTCCGAGGAGCGGCGCAAGTGGTTTGAGGCCACAGACAGCAGGACCCCAGAGGTGCCAGCTGGTGAGGGGCCGCGCCGGGGCCTGGGTGCCCCCCTGACTGAGGACCAGCAAAACCGGCTCAGTGAGGAGATTGAGAAGAAGTGGCAAGAGCTGGAGAAGCTGCCCCTGCGGGAGAATAAGCGGGTACCCCTCACTGCCCTGCTCAACCAAAGCCGCGGAGAGCGCCGAGGGCCCCCAAGTGACGGCCACGAGGCACTGGAGAAGGAG GTTCAGGCTCTTCGGGCCCAGCTGGAGGCGTGGCGTCTCCAAGGGGAGGCTCCTCAGAGCACACTGAGATCCCAGGAGGATGGCCACATCCCCCCGGGCTACATCTCACAG GAGGCATGTGAGCGCAGCCTGGCAGAGATGGAGTCCTCACACCAGCAGGTGATGGAGGAGCTGCAGCGGCACCACGAGCGGGagctgcagcagctgcagcaggagaaGGAGTGGCTCCTGGCTGAGGAGACGGCAGCCACGGCCTCAG CCATTGAAGCCATGAAGAAGGCCTACCAGGAAGAGCTGAGCCGAGAGCTGAGCAAAACACGGAGTCTCCAGCAGGGCCCAGATGGCCTCCGGAAGCAGCACCA GTCAGATGTGGAGGCACTGAAGCGGGAGCTGCAGGTGCTATCGGAGCAGTACTCGCAGAAGTGCCTGGAGATAGGGGCGCTCACGCGGCAGGCCGAGGAGCGCGAGCACACGCTGCGCCGCTGCCAGCAGGAGGGCCAGGAGCTGCTGCGCCACAACCAG GAGCTGCATGGCCGCCTGTCAGAGGAGATAGACCAGCTGCGTGGCTTCATTGCCTCGCAGGGCATGGGCAACGGCTGCGGGCGCAGCAATGAGCGGAGTTCCTGCGAGCTGGAG GTGCTGCTTCGCGTAAAGGAGAATGAACTCCAGTACCTGAAGAAGGAGGTGCAGTGCCTCCGGGATGAGCTCCAGATGATGCAGAAG GACAAGCGCTTCACCTCGGGAAAGTACCAGGACGTCTATGTGGAGCTGAGCCACATCAAGACACGGTCCGAGCGGGAGATCGAGCAGCTGAAGGAGCACCTGCGCCTTGCCATGGCCGCCCTCCAGGAGAAGGAGTCGATGCGCAACAGCCTGGCTGAGTAG
- the TRIOBP gene encoding TRIO and F-actin-binding protein isoform X2: MGGWKGPGQRRGREGLEARQRAAERGGGGGVPAPRSPAREPRPPSCLLLPPPWGAAMTPDLLNFKKGWMSILDEPGEPPSPSLTTTSTSQWKKHWFVLTDSSLKYYRDSTAEEADELDGEIDLRSCTDVTEYAVQRNYGFQIHTKDAVYTLSAMTSGIRRNWIEALRKTVRPTSAPDVTKLSDSNKENALHSYSTQKGPLKAGEQRAGSEVISRGGPRKADGQRQALDYVELSPLTQASPQRARTPARTPDRLAKQEELERDLAQRSEERRKWFEATDSRTPEVPAGEGPRRGLGAPLTEDQQNRLSEEIEKKWQELEKLPLRENKRVPLTALLNQSRGERRGPPSDGHEALEKEVQALRAQLEAWRLQGEAPQSTLRSQEDGHIPPGYISQLVGVITVPVLQTRPLSSERLCDLPEVTPPAGLKGGI; the protein is encoded by the exons atgggCGGATGGAAGGGGCCGGGGCAGCGTCGGGGAAGGGAAGGGCTGGAGGCGCGGCAGCGGGCGGCAGagaggggcggcggcggcggcgtccCCGCGCCGCGGAGCCCGGCCCGAGAGCCGCGTCCACCTTCCTGCCTCCTGCTCCCGCCGCCCTGGGGCGCCGCCATGACG CCCGATCTGCTCAACTTCAAGAAGGGATGGATGTCGATCTTGGACGAGCCTGGAGAG CCTCCCTCCCCCTCGCTCACCACCACCTCTACTTCGCAGTGGAAGAAACATTGGTTTGTGCTGACAGATTCAAGTCTCAAATATTACAGAGACTCCACTGCTGAGGAG GCAGATGAGCTGGATGGTGAGATCGACCTGCGTTCCTGCACGGATGTCACTGAGTACGCGGTGCAGCGCAACTATGGCTTCCAGATCCAC ACCAAGGATGCTGTCTATACCTTATCGGCCATGACCTCGGGCATACGGCGGAACTGGATTGAGGCTCTGAGAAAGACCGTGCGTCCAACTTCAGCCCCAGATGTCACCAA GCTCTCGGACTCTAATAAGGAGAACGCGCTGCACAGCTACAGCACCCAGAAGGGCCCCCTGAAGGCAGGGGAGCAGCGGGCGGGCTCTGAGGTCATCAGCCGGGGTGGCCCTCGGAAGGCGGATGGGCAGCGTCAGGCCTTGGACTACGTGGAGCTCTCCCCGCTGACCCAGGCTTCCCCGCAGCGGGCCCGCACCCCGGCCCGCACTCCTGACCGCCTGGCCAAGCAGGAGGAGCTGGAGCGGGACCTGGCCCAGCGCTCCGAGGAGCGGCGCAAGTGGTTTGAGGCCACAGACAGCAGGACCCCAGAGGTGCCAGCTGGTGAGGGGCCGCGCCGGGGCCTGGGTGCCCCCCTGACTGAGGACCAGCAAAACCGGCTCAGTGAGGAGATTGAGAAGAAGTGGCAAGAGCTGGAGAAGCTGCCCCTGCGGGAGAATAAGCGGGTACCCCTCACTGCCCTGCTCAACCAAAGCCGCGGAGAGCGCCGAGGGCCCCCAAGTGACGGCCACGAGGCACTGGAGAAGGAG GTTCAGGCTCTTCGGGCCCAGCTGGAGGCGTGGCGTCTCCAAGGGGAGGCTCCTCAGAGCACACTGAGATCCCAGGAGGATGGCCACATCCCCCCGGGCTACATCTCACAG CTGGTGGGCGTGATCACTGTGCCCGTTTTACAGACAAGGCCACTGAGCTCTGAGAGGTTATGTGACTTGCCCGAGGTCACCCCGCCTGCAGGTCTCAAAGGTGGGATTTGA